In Fibrobacter sp. UWR3, a single window of DNA contains:
- the hisC gene encoding histidinol-phosphate transaminase encodes MIEPRPELSKLSDYVPGKSIEEIRERFGLDKVVKLASNENPLGASPKAVEAFHRIADSLHLYPRGDAPKLIDSIAKMYGVETSQIVVGNGSDEIIDMVGKAFIRQGDNCVGITPTFSVYKFTTLSNGADFIGVGEGEARTSLDELAKAINDKTRVAFICNPNNPTGAYYTESEIREFLKKVPQNVLVFLDEAYAEFATAPDYPNMAKFVGEYSNLFVNRTFSKIYGLAGLRVGYAFGSTEVVRALWKVKPPFDVNQAAQVAAIAALGDKEHVQATRKMNAEGIDVLTREFSALGLKVLPTQANFICVRIGERAKELVAFLESNGMIVRGLTSFGMPEYIRVTIGKPEENAFLMELVKKWCEA; translated from the coding sequence ATGATAGAACCGCGTCCAGAACTTTCGAAATTGTCCGATTACGTTCCCGGAAAATCCATCGAGGAAATCCGTGAGCGCTTTGGCCTTGACAAGGTAGTGAAACTAGCGTCCAACGAAAACCCGCTCGGGGCTTCCCCGAAGGCGGTCGAGGCGTTTCACCGGATTGCGGACAGCCTGCACCTCTACCCGCGCGGCGATGCGCCGAAACTGATTGATTCCATCGCCAAGATGTACGGCGTGGAAACGAGCCAGATTGTGGTCGGTAACGGTTCCGACGAGATTATCGACATGGTGGGCAAGGCGTTCATCCGCCAGGGCGACAACTGCGTGGGCATTACGCCGACGTTCTCGGTGTACAAGTTTACGACGCTCTCGAACGGTGCCGACTTTATCGGTGTGGGCGAGGGCGAGGCGCGCACGTCGCTCGATGAACTGGCGAAGGCGATAAACGATAAAACTCGTGTTGCCTTCATTTGCAACCCGAACAACCCGACGGGCGCATACTACACCGAAAGCGAAATTCGCGAATTTTTGAAGAAGGTCCCGCAGAATGTGCTCGTGTTCCTGGACGAGGCGTATGCCGAGTTCGCGACGGCACCGGACTACCCGAACATGGCGAAATTTGTTGGCGAGTACTCGAACCTGTTCGTGAACCGCACCTTCAGCAAGATTTACGGGCTGGCGGGGCTCCGCGTGGGCTATGCCTTCGGCAGTACCGAAGTTGTCCGTGCCCTGTGGAAGGTAAAACCGCCGTTCGATGTGAACCAGGCTGCTCAGGTGGCGGCGATCGCCGCTCTAGGCGATAAGGAACACGTGCAGGCGACCCGCAAGATGAATGCTGAGGGCATTGATGTCTTGACGCGCGAATTCAGTGCGCTCGGGCTCAAGGTGCTCCCGACTCAGGCGAACTTTATTTGCGTACGCATCGGTGAACGCGCGAAGGAACTTGTCGCGTTCCTGGAAAGCAACGGCATGATTGTCCGCGGGCTTACGAGCTTCGGTATGCCGGAATACATCCGCGTGACCATAGGCAAGCCCGAAGAGAACGCGTTCCTGATGGAACTCGTGAAAAAATGGTGCGAGGCGTAA
- a CDS encoding glycosyltransferase: MKTASGSTKLKATDALDTRPPIFGRTVTSTFRKMFSFKHQPPGNLRTGMIPPIVFGSLLLNIPKLLKLRGYLKKERAKRPADDVRILFYSDNLDETNGIANNLRNVIPYMRAHGMKAFLAGNAFNTRPCGVVENGYCILLPRLFSMEQLGYANSELAIPRVGPVLRLLKRYPVDLIEFETPSPGAWLVCFCAKVAGIKVFSHYRTDVPTYTKTLVKAKWMFHFVLWLMKIFYGMTKPVVSPCKDYADILTSQLKIPANQVQILPRGLPLEKFSPDLRGKGVWEKYNGSTEAVQTGTARKVRFSFIGRISKEKNLEFLNGVWKKFAAQHNDVELMYVGYGWYLEEIKKFFAGDNSVHFAGEQGGETLASLYADSDFFLFPSVTDTFGNVVVEAMSTGTPAIVSNYGGPHDIVMDEAAGRILPIDETAWLNAMEECRTMFLEKPEEYAKMREVAHERTLKYTMQNSTKAQFDFFKKLKKDAYKL; this comes from the coding sequence ATGAAGACTGCGTCAGGTTCAACAAAGCTTAAGGCTACCGACGCGCTGGACACGAGACCGCCGATTTTCGGGCGCACGGTCACGAGTACATTCAGGAAGATGTTCAGTTTCAAGCACCAGCCCCCCGGAAACCTGCGTACCGGCATGATTCCGCCGATTGTTTTCGGGTCGCTACTCCTGAACATCCCGAAGTTACTGAAGTTGCGCGGCTACCTCAAAAAGGAACGTGCCAAGAGACCCGCAGACGACGTGCGCATCCTGTTCTATTCCGACAACCTGGACGAAACGAACGGGATTGCGAACAACCTGAGGAACGTCATCCCGTACATGCGTGCACATGGCATGAAGGCCTTCCTTGCCGGCAACGCGTTCAACACGCGCCCCTGCGGCGTGGTGGAAAACGGCTACTGCATTCTGCTCCCGAGGCTATTCAGCATGGAACAGCTCGGGTACGCGAACAGCGAACTTGCCATTCCGCGCGTGGGCCCGGTGCTCAGGCTGTTGAAGCGCTACCCCGTCGACCTCATCGAGTTCGAAACCCCGAGCCCCGGCGCATGGCTGGTATGCTTCTGCGCGAAGGTTGCGGGCATCAAGGTATTCAGCCACTACCGCACCGACGTCCCTACCTACACGAAGACCCTCGTGAAGGCAAAATGGATGTTCCACTTTGTGCTGTGGCTCATGAAGATTTTCTACGGGATGACAAAGCCCGTGGTTAGCCCCTGCAAGGACTACGCGGACATTCTCACCTCGCAGCTGAAGATCCCCGCGAACCAGGTGCAGATTCTGCCCCGCGGGCTCCCGCTCGAAAAGTTCTCGCCCGACCTGCGCGGGAAGGGCGTGTGGGAAAAGTACAACGGCTCCACCGAAGCGGTACAGACCGGAACCGCGCGCAAGGTACGTTTCTCGTTTATCGGACGTATCTCGAAAGAGAAGAATCTCGAGTTCTTGAACGGCGTGTGGAAGAAGTTCGCCGCCCAGCACAACGACGTGGAACTCATGTACGTGGGTTACGGCTGGTACCTCGAAGAAATCAAGAAGTTCTTCGCAGGCGACAACAGCGTGCATTTTGCAGGCGAGCAGGGCGGCGAGACGCTCGCGAGCCTCTATGCGGATTCGGACTTCTTCCTGTTTCCGAGCGTGACGGACACCTTCGGGAACGTCGTGGTAGAAGCGATGTCTACGGGGACGCCCGCAATCGTGAGCAACTACGGTGGCCCGCACGATATCGTCATGGACGAAGCCGCGGGGCGCATCTTGCCCATCGACGAAACCGCATGGCTGAACGCGATGGAAGAATGCCGCACGATGTTCCTGGAAAAACCCGAAGAATACGCCAAGATGCGCGAGGTCGCTCACGAGCGCACGCTCAAGTACACGATGCAGAATTCTACCAAGGCGCAGTTCGATTTCTTCAAGAAACTGAAGAAAGACGCGTACAAGCTATAG
- the aroE gene encoding shikimate dehydrogenase, translated as MNRIDGKTETLCIFGHPVAHSKSPAMHNALFEALGINARYLPHAPEPENFADAIRGFRAMNFRGANVTIPYKTEFVGCDGSPRLVDELSNISKFTGSVNTLYWKDGIVGGTLRGTTTDPYGCIRNLEENGVDVSNKRVALLGNGGAAKAIAFTLVEQGNALTIVCRTAEKGLALADSLNAVFVEVGVKVSTFADFESISADFDIIINATSVGMTPNENESPLPAECLHKGQVVCDIVYAPPRTKLLQMAEAKGCKVVTGEGMLVHQGLESFRKWFPKETEGRTNEELTAIMRKGMQG; from the coding sequence TTGAACCGTATCGACGGAAAAACAGAGACGCTCTGTATCTTCGGGCATCCGGTGGCGCACAGCAAGTCGCCCGCGATGCACAACGCCCTTTTCGAGGCGCTAGGAATCAACGCACGCTACCTCCCCCATGCACCGGAACCGGAAAATTTCGCGGACGCCATCCGCGGTTTCAGGGCAATGAATTTCCGGGGGGCAAACGTCACCATCCCGTACAAGACCGAATTCGTGGGTTGCGACGGAAGCCCTAGGCTCGTAGACGAGCTCAGCAACATCAGCAAGTTCACCGGCAGCGTGAACACGCTCTACTGGAAGGACGGAATTGTCGGGGGCACTCTCCGCGGGACGACTACCGACCCGTACGGCTGCATCCGCAACCTCGAGGAAAACGGCGTAGACGTCAGCAACAAGCGCGTGGCGCTCCTCGGGAACGGCGGTGCGGCGAAGGCAATCGCGTTCACGCTCGTGGAACAGGGCAACGCGCTCACCATCGTGTGCCGCACGGCAGAAAAGGGCCTGGCGCTCGCCGACAGCCTGAATGCGGTATTTGTCGAGGTCGGGGTAAAGGTTTCGACCTTCGCCGACTTCGAAAGCATCTCCGCCGATTTCGACATCATCATCAACGCGACATCCGTGGGCATGACCCCGAACGAGAACGAGAGCCCGCTCCCCGCGGAATGCCTCCACAAGGGGCAGGTCGTGTGCGATATCGTGTACGCGCCGCCGCGCACCAAACTTCTGCAGATGGCAGAGGCGAAGGGCTGCAAGGTCGTCACGGGCGAAGGCATGCTCGTACACCAGGGGTTGGAAAGTTTCCGCAAGTGGTTCCCGAAGGAGACGGAGGGCCGCACCAACGAAGAACTGACTGCGATTATGCGCAAAGGGATGCAGGGCTAA
- the hisA gene encoding phosphoribosylformimino-5-aminoimidazole carboxamide ribotide isomerase, protein MTKFRPCIDLHDGKVKQIVGSSLSDSGAGLKTNFETDRSPAWFAELYKKDGIKGGHVIMLGKGNVEAAKAALAAYPGGLQVGGGITADNAMEYIGAGASHVIVTSWIFPEGKLDRERLERLSKTVGRDHLVLDLSCKRIADASTGDSVLHGKECPRWKIAINRWQTLIDIEITTETLNDLARYCDEFLIHAADVEGKQQGMDDELIVFLAENSPIPCTYAGGAKSLADLEHCKQISNGKIDLTIGSALDLFGGKGVKYEDCVRFNKA, encoded by the coding sequence ATGACGAAGTTTCGCCCCTGCATAGACCTGCACGACGGAAAGGTAAAACAGATTGTCGGCAGTTCGCTCAGCGATAGCGGTGCCGGCCTCAAGACGAATTTCGAGACGGACCGCTCCCCCGCCTGGTTTGCAGAACTCTACAAGAAGGACGGTATAAAGGGCGGGCACGTGATTATGCTCGGGAAGGGCAACGTGGAAGCCGCAAAGGCGGCCCTCGCGGCATACCCGGGAGGCCTGCAGGTCGGGGGCGGAATCACCGCCGACAACGCGATGGAATACATCGGGGCAGGCGCAAGCCACGTGATTGTCACCAGCTGGATTTTCCCGGAAGGCAAGCTTGACCGCGAGCGCCTGGAACGTTTATCGAAAACGGTGGGTCGCGACCACCTGGTACTTGACCTGAGCTGCAAGCGCATCGCCGATGCAAGCACAGGCGACTCCGTTTTGCACGGGAAAGAATGCCCGCGCTGGAAAATCGCCATCAACCGCTGGCAGACGCTTATCGACATCGAGATTACCACCGAGACGCTCAATGACCTCGCCCGGTACTGCGACGAGTTCCTGATTCACGCCGCCGACGTGGAAGGCAAGCAGCAGGGCATGGACGACGAACTCATCGTGTTCCTCGCCGAAAACAGCCCCATCCCCTGCACGTACGCGGGCGGCGCCAAGTCGCTTGCCGACCTGGAACACTGCAAGCAAATTTCAAACGGAAAGATTGACCTCACCATCGGATCGGCGCTAGACCTTTTCGGTGGCAAAGGAGTGAAGTATGAAGACTGCGTCAGGTTCAACAAAGCTTAA
- a CDS encoding GDP-mannose 4,6-dehydratase, which yields MSILVTGGTGGLGFHILSNLSGTSHGLYSFSDEQPQPWQKVDGVEYLTGDMLNFKDVLEMMQKVEPTHIYHLASQSSVGLSYKKPYETLNINLLGTQTLLEAARQVVPKAKIMLLSSSEIYGRTEQHLTYLHKETDLPNPLTPYATSKACMEILGNQFRNANDMHIVAVRPFHFTGPHHSRRFAIPSITYQLVKIKYYHAEPVVYSGSLDISRDVVDVRDVARAMIQILNTAPSGQVYNICSGKSYTFRELVDMLVEIADVSVDFRFDPAYERTNDIPLLIGDPTKVNEIGWKPMISIEDSLTDLFNEMVVRRRTELKLGMGKDLPL from the coding sequence ATGAGCATATTAGTTACAGGCGGTACGGGAGGACTCGGGTTCCACATCCTCTCGAACTTGAGCGGAACAAGCCACGGGCTTTACAGTTTCAGCGACGAACAGCCGCAGCCCTGGCAGAAGGTGGACGGCGTGGAGTACCTCACTGGCGACATGCTGAACTTCAAGGACGTGCTGGAGATGATGCAGAAGGTCGAGCCTACGCACATCTACCACCTTGCGAGCCAATCCTCCGTGGGCCTCAGCTACAAAAAGCCCTACGAGACCCTGAACATCAACCTGCTCGGCACGCAGACGCTCCTGGAAGCCGCAAGGCAGGTGGTTCCGAAGGCGAAAATCATGCTGCTCAGTTCGAGCGAAATTTACGGCCGCACGGAACAGCATCTCACCTACCTCCACAAGGAGACTGACCTGCCAAACCCGCTCACGCCCTACGCGACATCGAAGGCGTGCATGGAAATTCTCGGGAACCAGTTCAGGAACGCAAACGACATGCATATTGTCGCCGTGCGCCCCTTCCATTTCACGGGCCCGCACCACAGCAGGCGTTTCGCAATCCCCTCCATTACCTACCAGCTGGTAAAGATAAAGTACTACCACGCCGAACCCGTAGTGTATTCGGGTAGCCTCGACATCAGCCGCGACGTGGTGGACGTGCGCGACGTTGCCCGCGCCATGATACAGATTCTCAACACGGCCCCCTCCGGGCAGGTGTACAACATCTGCAGCGGGAAATCTTACACCTTCCGCGAACTCGTCGACATGCTCGTCGAGATTGCAGACGTGAGCGTAGACTTCCGATTTGACCCTGCCTACGAACGCACGAACGATATCCCGCTTTTGATTGGCGACCCCACCAAGGTAAACGAAATCGGCTGGAAGCCCATGATCAGCATCGAGGACAGCCTCACCGACCTCTTCAACGAAATGGTCGTGCGCAGGCGCACCGAACTCAAGCTCGGCATGGGCAAGGACCTGCCGCTGTAA
- a CDS encoding DUF4416 family protein — protein sequence MATKRQFCEPVQLLAFVLQKGAEWNPEVLCALENTWGPLRHKGALFAFDKTPYYEPEMGEGLCRGVVSFEKCIPAETIALEKVRSNELELTMASAENPDMRTVNIDIGYMDLDKVVLPSYKRGPFKLYAGEGVWLDMLLTYAKGIFHPTAWAFEDFKRNPYQHDLQLIRERWRKAQKVKL from the coding sequence ATGGCGACTAAGCGACAGTTTTGCGAGCCGGTGCAGTTGCTCGCGTTTGTTCTCCAGAAGGGTGCGGAATGGAATCCGGAAGTATTGTGCGCGCTGGAAAATACCTGGGGGCCGCTGCGCCACAAGGGTGCGCTTTTCGCCTTCGACAAGACGCCGTATTACGAGCCCGAGATGGGCGAGGGGCTGTGCCGCGGCGTGGTTTCTTTCGAGAAGTGCATCCCGGCAGAGACGATTGCCCTGGAAAAGGTGCGCAGTAACGAACTTGAACTCACGATGGCTAGTGCCGAGAATCCGGACATGCGTACCGTGAATATCGATATCGGCTACATGGACTTGGACAAGGTGGTGCTCCCGAGTTACAAGCGTGGGCCGTTCAAGCTGTATGCGGGCGAGGGCGTGTGGCTAGACATGCTGCTTACGTACGCGAAGGGCATTTTCCACCCGACGGCGTGGGCGTTCGAGGATTTCAAGCGGAACCCTTACCAGCACGACCTGCAGCTTATACGTGAGCGCTGGCGCAAGGCACAGAAAGTGAAACTATAG
- the hisN gene encoding histidinol-phosphatase codes for MAQEFNDLLQIALKAAEMAQENILKYFQSGIGVEWKKDNTPVTVADKSTEELCRKFWAKETPGFGVIGEEFGIESPDAEYQWVIDPIDGTKAFIHGVPLFGTLIALYKKNVPVCSLIRIPAMNTAVWAVNGGGAFLDGRAVRVSGVSQLNEALVLSGTVNTMETSGYGEGFAKLRRGARLHRGWGDCYGYYLVAAGRAEVMVDPVVSLWDIAPYPLLFKEAGGKFSTIDGKTELFDADGKPTAPIYEGFSSVATNGALHDVALNCLKK; via the coding sequence ATGGCCCAGGAATTCAACGACCTGCTGCAAATCGCGCTCAAGGCGGCGGAAATGGCTCAGGAAAATATCCTGAAGTATTTCCAGTCCGGTATCGGCGTTGAGTGGAAAAAGGACAACACGCCGGTAACGGTTGCCGACAAGAGCACGGAAGAACTTTGCCGCAAGTTCTGGGCGAAGGAAACTCCGGGTTTTGGCGTGATTGGCGAGGAATTCGGAATCGAGAGCCCCGATGCGGAATACCAGTGGGTGATTGACCCGATTGACGGTACGAAGGCTTTTATTCACGGCGTTCCCCTGTTCGGCACGCTTATCGCGCTCTACAAGAAGAATGTTCCGGTGTGTTCGCTTATCCGTATTCCGGCGATGAATACCGCCGTCTGGGCGGTAAACGGCGGGGGTGCCTTCCTGGACGGCCGCGCAGTTCGTGTATCGGGCGTATCGCAGTTGAACGAGGCTCTCGTGCTTTCGGGTACGGTAAACACCATGGAAACTTCGGGCTATGGCGAAGGTTTCGCGAAGCTCCGCCGCGGGGCAAGGCTTCACCGCGGGTGGGGCGACTGCTACGGGTATTACCTTGTGGCGGCAGGGCGCGCCGAAGTGATGGTGGACCCGGTCGTTTCCCTCTGGGACATCGCGCCGTATCCGCTCCTTTTCAAGGAAGCGGGCGGCAAGTTCAGTACCATCGATGGCAAGACCGAGCTCTTTGATGCGGACGGCAAGCCCACGGCCCCGATTTACGAAGGGTTCTCAAGTGTCGCTACGAACGGCGCCCTGCACGACGTCGCACTCAACTGCTTGAAAAAATAA
- a CDS encoding DNA internalization-related competence protein ComEC/Rec2, giving the protein MHDLMDPLAGKPALVAALTVMATYASLDAPEFAVALLAPIAICTRFFPRSVQWCILGALVAGVACHGLLVGPRGASLPDDLPTKACGKIEAMLPRANGTAFIIAVNEYRVRITEKRDLPALPEPGDSICYEAKWYPVMDPTVPGGFNTREWLTSQKFAAYGKMLHWDSWRGGWTFERYFHRFRRWLKTRFDDYLEPAETGLLLGLLAGDRSGIPEALRNDFQRSGLVHVLAISGFHVVLLAGMLMVFLKATRLPHKAASIIAICLLGVYVPVTGGSPAVIRAVLMFAVPQLGTLLQRPANTLNSLGVALLCILLHSPAELWNTGFQLSAAATAGILVGNSYNPLRHLPEFLKRSKTWNVLESLAIAPTYVTLCATLATAPFLIHHFKTLSPMAWLGNIVVVPPISWGMQAGLFAALSPIDFMRETFCYAAGFFLRLASLLTRLLSDSAQASVTVGPFNAWILLLLGLLFVTLPVCRKNLVARGYCIICTLIFSITFCVQGITQILDPTWSMTVIDVGQGDSILLKSPGGRCILVDAGDIDYTDSGKDIIVPFLHHIGVQRLDALVITHPHKDHFGGAASLLRMFPVNEIWTNECSRTADGVEWREMVEEAVNRKVPLREIRRGFTWKESFFGSDFFQLQAIHPKGLRDRERECRDLNEASITLRASGLGHSAIVTGDLTVPGEKTILGSLAYLRSDVLKVGHHGSKTSSSEEFLKAVGPQVAVISSGRRNRFRHPNKQVTERLDALGIPYLNTAKSGTVTVTFSEDSVNVETMLK; this is encoded by the coding sequence ATGCACGATTTGATGGACCCGCTTGCGGGGAAACCGGCACTCGTCGCAGCACTCACCGTGATGGCGACATACGCAAGCCTCGATGCTCCGGAATTTGCGGTGGCGCTACTCGCCCCCATCGCAATATGCACGAGATTTTTCCCGAGGAGCGTGCAGTGGTGCATCCTGGGGGCGCTTGTTGCCGGAGTGGCGTGCCACGGCCTGCTCGTGGGCCCGCGGGGGGCAAGCCTCCCGGACGACCTGCCCACGAAGGCGTGCGGTAAAATCGAGGCGATGCTCCCGAGGGCGAACGGGACCGCGTTTATCATTGCGGTAAATGAGTATCGCGTGAGGATAACCGAAAAGCGGGACCTGCCCGCGCTCCCGGAACCGGGAGACAGCATCTGCTACGAGGCAAAGTGGTACCCGGTCATGGACCCCACGGTTCCCGGCGGGTTCAACACGCGGGAATGGCTCACGAGCCAGAAGTTCGCCGCCTACGGGAAAATGCTCCACTGGGATTCCTGGCGCGGAGGCTGGACGTTCGAGCGGTATTTCCACCGGTTCCGCCGCTGGCTCAAGACGCGGTTCGACGACTACTTGGAACCTGCGGAGACGGGGCTCCTGCTCGGGCTACTCGCGGGCGACAGGAGCGGCATTCCCGAGGCGCTCCGGAACGACTTCCAGCGTTCGGGCCTCGTGCATGTCCTCGCGATTAGCGGTTTCCATGTGGTTCTGCTCGCGGGCATGCTCATGGTGTTCCTGAAGGCGACGCGCCTCCCCCACAAGGCGGCAAGCATCATCGCAATCTGCCTGCTCGGCGTGTACGTGCCGGTCACCGGCGGGTCGCCCGCAGTCATACGCGCGGTGCTGATGTTCGCCGTCCCGCAACTGGGCACGCTGTTGCAACGCCCCGCGAATACACTGAACAGCCTGGGGGTCGCCCTCCTGTGCATTCTCCTGCATTCGCCCGCAGAACTCTGGAATACGGGTTTCCAGCTTTCCGCAGCGGCAACCGCGGGCATCCTCGTAGGCAACAGCTACAACCCGCTCCGCCACCTCCCGGAATTCCTGAAGCGGAGCAAAACCTGGAACGTGCTCGAATCTCTCGCCATCGCCCCTACATACGTTACTTTGTGCGCAACGCTTGCCACGGCGCCGTTCCTGATACATCACTTCAAGACGCTCTCCCCGATGGCGTGGCTCGGGAACATCGTCGTGGTTCCCCCGATTTCGTGGGGAATGCAGGCAGGGCTATTCGCGGCTCTTTCGCCCATCGACTTCATGCGCGAAACATTCTGCTATGCGGCAGGATTCTTCCTCCGGCTTGCAAGTTTGCTCACCCGGCTCCTTTCCGATTCGGCGCAGGCATCCGTTACCGTCGGGCCATTCAATGCCTGGATACTGCTCCTGCTCGGCCTGCTGTTCGTCACGTTGCCCGTGTGTCGCAAGAACCTGGTCGCCCGCGGGTACTGCATCATATGCACGCTTATTTTTTCCATCACGTTCTGCGTCCAGGGCATAACGCAAATCCTGGACCCTACCTGGAGCATGACCGTCATCGATGTAGGGCAAGGCGACAGCATATTGCTGAAAAGTCCCGGCGGGCGCTGCATCCTCGTCGATGCGGGCGATATCGACTACACTGATTCCGGCAAGGACATCATCGTGCCCTTCTTGCACCACATCGGCGTGCAGAGGCTCGACGCGCTCGTGATTACGCACCCGCACAAAGATCACTTCGGGGGTGCCGCAAGCCTGCTTCGCATGTTCCCGGTGAACGAGATATGGACAAACGAATGTTCCCGCACGGCAGACGGCGTAGAATGGCGCGAGATGGTCGAGGAAGCGGTAAACCGCAAGGTTCCCCTGCGCGAAATAAGGCGCGGATTTACGTGGAAGGAATCTTTTTTCGGGAGCGACTTCTTTCAACTGCAGGCGATACACCCGAAGGGGCTAAGAGACCGCGAAAGGGAATGCCGCGACCTGAACGAGGCGAGCATCACGTTACGGGCGAGTGGGCTCGGGCATTCCGCAATCGTCACGGGCGACCTGACTGTCCCGGGCGAGAAGACAATTCTGGGATCGCTCGCCTACCTAAGGAGCGACGTGCTGAAGGTGGGGCACCACGGGAGCAAGACATCGAGCAGCGAGGAATTCCTGAAGGCGGTGGGCCCGCAGGTTGCCGTCATTTCGAGCGGGCGCAGGAACAGGTTCCGCCACCCGAACAAGCAGGTGACTGAACGGCTCGACGCGCTTGGGATTCCTTACCTCAATACGGCGAAAAGCGGGACCGTTACCGTAACGTTCTCGGAAGATTCTGTTAATGTGGAAACAATGCTTAAGTGA
- the aroB gene encoding 3-dehydroquinate synthase: protein MKEHIFLTGFMASGKSRTGRTLSERLGRPLVDTDAVIVERAGKSISEIFEQDGEAKFREMERDVIAEIAANETPQVVSLGGGAINNPENVKVIRESGTLIRLWAKPEILSERIGRKNTRPLLANLSDEERLAKIKVMLKEREKNYAQADFSVESTNDVNDSHIIERILRMLQFWKSHALDVYPSSGGRYPIFIGKDIVPETACLLEGLQLAPSHEFLVCTDTTIAKAQGNMLNMLRGQAGRCPVFKFQAGERNKTLHNLNQLFTFMLHRGYTRKSCLLQFSGGVVGDMAGFGAATYQRGIPFIQFPTTLLSMVDSSVGGKVAVNHPEGKNMIGAFYQPRAVVCDISVLSTLNDTEYLAGLAEIVKYGVIYDEEFFRYLEGNVNAIKNRDFNALKHMIFRSCQIKAEVVGIDEKESGLRAILNYGHTFGHAIEKLTGYNMFSHGIAVSLGMRVAARAAVMLSMMDAAAESRQNALLDALGFPKTFNVDTEKAWEAMAVDKKAEKGTRVYILPTRIGAVEKVTNIEKEIVTKAWDAIR from the coding sequence ATGAAAGAGCATATTTTCCTTACCGGATTCATGGCCAGTGGCAAGAGCCGCACGGGCCGCACCCTTTCCGAACGCCTGGGCCGCCCGCTCGTCGATACCGACGCGGTTATCGTCGAGCGCGCAGGCAAGAGCATCAGCGAGATTTTTGAACAGGATGGCGAAGCGAAGTTCCGCGAGATGGAACGCGACGTGATTGCAGAAATCGCGGCCAACGAGACACCCCAGGTGGTATCGCTCGGCGGCGGCGCCATCAACAATCCCGAGAACGTGAAGGTCATCCGCGAATCGGGAACGCTCATCCGCCTGTGGGCCAAGCCCGAAATACTGAGTGAACGCATCGGCCGCAAGAACACGCGCCCGCTGCTCGCAAACCTGAGCGACGAGGAACGCCTCGCGAAAATCAAGGTAATGCTCAAGGAGCGCGAAAAGAACTACGCGCAGGCGGATTTCAGCGTGGAAAGCACGAACGATGTGAACGATTCCCACATCATCGAGCGGATCCTGCGCATGTTGCAGTTCTGGAAGAGCCATGCGCTCGATGTTTACCCGAGCAGCGGGGGCCGCTACCCCATCTTTATCGGGAAGGATATCGTCCCCGAGACTGCATGCCTGCTCGAAGGCCTGCAGCTCGCCCCCTCGCACGAATTCCTGGTATGCACCGACACGACCATCGCGAAGGCGCAGGGCAACATGCTTAACATGCTCCGCGGCCAGGCCGGCAGGTGCCCCGTATTCAAGTTCCAGGCGGGCGAACGCAACAAGACGCTCCACAACCTGAACCAGCTTTTCACGTTCATGCTGCACCGCGGCTACACCCGCAAGAGTTGCCTGTTGCAGTTCAGCGGCGGCGTGGTCGGCGACATGGCCGGCTTCGGGGCCGCCACCTACCAGCGTGGCATCCCATTCATCCAGTTCCCCACGACCCTCCTCAGCATGGTCGACAGTTCCGTGGGCGGCAAGGTGGCGGTGAACCACCCCGAAGGCAAGAACATGATAGGCGCGTTCTACCAGCCCCGCGCGGTGGTGTGCGACATCTCGGTGCTTTCGACGCTCAACGACACCGAATACCTCGCGGGCCTTGCCGAAATCGTCAAATACGGCGTCATCTACGACGAGGAATTCTTCCGCTACCTGGAAGGCAACGTAAATGCCATCAAGAACCGTGACTTTAACGCCCTCAAGCACATGATTTTCCGCAGTTGCCAGATCAAGGCCGAAGTCGTGGGCATTGACGAGAAGGAATCGGGCCTGCGCGCCATTCTCAACTACGGGCACACCTTCGGGCACGCCATCGAAAAGCTTACCGGCTACAACATGTTCAGCCACGGCATCGCGGTTTCGCTCGGGATGCGCGTCGCCGCAAGGGCCGCCGTAATGCTCAGCATGATGGATGCCGCGGCAGAATCCCGCCAGAACGCGCTCCTCGATGCGCTCGGATTCCCGAAAACGTTCAACGTGGATACGGAAAAGGCCTGGGAAGCGATGGCGGTCGACAAGAAGGCCGAAAAGGGCACGCGCGTCTACATTCTGCCCACCAGAATCGGTGCGGTCGAAAAAGTAACGAACATCGAAAAAGAAATTGTAACGAAAGCATGGGATGCAATTAGGTGA